The Megalops cyprinoides isolate fMegCyp1 chromosome 25, fMegCyp1.pri, whole genome shotgun sequence nucleotide sequence gtgctgtagttgcTGCAGggtacctgtgtgctgtagttgcTGCAGggtacctgtgtgctgtagttgcTGCAGggtacctgtgtgctgtagttgctgcagtgtgtacctgtgtgaTGTAGATAATGCAGggtacctgtgtgctgtagttaCTGCAGggtacctgtgtgctgtagttgcTGCAGggtacctgtgtgctgtagttgcTGCAGggtacctgtgtgctgtagttgcTGCAGggtacctgtgtgctgtagttgctgcagtgtgtacctgtgtgctgtagttgctgcagtgtgtacctgtgtgctgtagatAATGCAGggtacctgtgtgctgtagttaATGCAGggtacctgtgtgctgtagttgcTGCAGggtacctgtgtgctgtagttgcTGCAGTGCTGAATGATCCTCTGCATCTCCTCGTGCACCAGCTCCACACAGCGCAGGCTGGGCTCCTCCAGCCGCTTCACCTGCCTCTTCACCAGCAGCTCAAAGGACACCTCTGGCACGAAGAGGGCGGGACGGGGGCCCTGCAGGGGCACAGACACACCTCAGCCCggcgccccccccccgcacaccgCAGAGACGGAGACAGAACCACCCCCGCCAGCTCACCGTGGCGTTCCGGATTGCGGTCAGCACATCTATGGTGGTGAGGCCGCCCAGTGGATCCACGGATTCCAGCGTGCGCCCGAACGTCTCATGGAAGATGTAGCAGATTCGGGCGCCTCCGCACCTGCAACATTGCAAAGGCGACCACTTCACAAACGTCTAAGCATCACAGTGACCGTCCTCGTTAGGTcaggaacacacagcagcagagcacagaacCGGTCTGCAGACGGGCGGAGCCGAGGGTTCGGACTCACAGCTCGGCCGTCTCGATGTACTTGGCGGTGCCCTCGATGGTGTTGCAGTACTCGGCGGCGAACTTGGTGATGAGCTGCAGCAGGGTGGCGCTCTTGTCCTCCACGGGCTCGCCGTAGCTGCTCAGAAGGGACTGGTACTGCGCCGCCAGCACGTTGATGCGCGTCTTCAGCTCCGGTAAGCAATCCCGGATGTGGTGCATTAGCAgcctgcagggaggaggggtaTCGCAAAAcaccacagtcacacagcaagGCCCGGGCTAGCTGCTGTCCCAAGCACGGCCCCCTGGGAAACAAGCATCGACCAGCGGAGGAACAGTTGGCTGTCTCGTCAGGATAAGAGGCGTGCATTGATTTCTTTTCATCTACCTGCCTTTGTGTATGTCTTACGTAtctgctgaaacacaaaagcAAGCCTTCGTTTCAGGTTTGGGTAGGCGCTGTATTGTAGCTTAGTTTAATTCGCTAAGAGGATCACTACCCTCTGGGTCATGGGATGTTTTCTGCTTCGTTTTCTCtctgaaacttttttctttgtggttcTATTCCTCAGGCCTACACTGATTCCAGAACAACAGAACTAAAATAGGATTACTATTTGGAGCTGTCCCGGGGGAATGAGACAGCCCCTCAGATTCATAATGCAACTGCAGGCCGTTCTTTTTAAGGCCGCTTTCTCAAGGTTAATTGAGGCCAGTAAAAGAGAAGGCAGCCTTGAGAATCGAAATGAGTTTTCCAGTCTGCAGAGGTCATTCCGGCTGCTGCAGCAGCGAAACGCACCTGTTCAGAGTCCTGGCCAGGTATTTGGTTCCGTTTCGGTTAGCCAGAGAGGGGTACTTCTTCTGCAGGAAGGCGTACTCGTCCCGGATGGCATCTGCCACGCTCTTCTTATTGTTAATGTCCAGCTGACTCCTGCAGGGCGATACAGGGAGGGGCGTTCATGGAGGagcaatgcatgatgggaacATGCATGAGGCACAGGGATGGAGCACGAGTGTGTGCGCTCTTTCTAGTGACAGAGAATCGGAGGAGTGTGATGTAATGAGacgtgatgtaatgtaatgcaatgtaatgtaatgtaatgtaatgtgatgtgatgtaatgcaatgcaatataatgtaatgtaatgtaatgagatgcAAAGTGGAGAGCGACCTGTTCACCACCCCAATCAGGCCCAGTTTCACAGGGATGACTCTGCCCATCAGCACGTCCATGGCATCTGTGCCTGCGTCCATCAGGTCCAGCTTAGTCACCACTGCCAGGGTTCTGCGGCCTGtcccacacagaacagcaccATGGGACACAGAGTACCCTCCCTCCACTACTTTATATGACTGTTAGCTGGTGTGGGGTGCTTCCGATAAATCAAGGGCAGGTGCCTACAGGCATTCAACAGCTGCGGTTCTGCAGGTTTTAAGGGTTTGCTTCCCCCAGAATGTTTCTATTTGTAACTGACTCACTGCTGGCTCAGCATGTGGAAACAGGTCTCACAAACAGACTACAGTCAGTAGCTGTAGGGGCTGGGGCTGAACAGCAGCATGcaggctgtgtgcctgtgtaggGGCTGGGCTGAACAGCAGCATGcaggctgtgtgcctgtgtaggGGCTGGGCTGAACAGCAGCATGcaggctgtgtgcctgtgtaggGGCTGGGCTGAACAGCAGCATGCAGGCGGTGTGCCTGTGTAGGGGCTGGGCTGAACAGCAGCATGCaggctgtgtgcctgtttgAGGAAAGTGTATTTTGTGACTGTGAGGCCTGAAGTGCATGTTCGGGGGAGTGTGTGGTGTTCGGGGAGTGTGTGGTGTTCGGgggagtgtgtggtgtggtgtccCCCCGCTGACCGTCAGGGTCCACTTCCCGGGCCACCTTCAGCGCCTCGGAGGTGGCCATGTCCGTGTTGGCGGCTGTGACGGCCAGGATGATGCAGTTGGGGTTGCTGATGTGTTTCAAGATCAGCTCCCTGATCTGGAGCTCGATGTCTTTGGGCTGATCTCCCACAGGCACCTGCCAAGAAACACGGGGGGGTTCCATTCTCAATTACGCCTTAATAAATACTGTAGGACCAAGGGTCTATTCGCTGACCATTCTAACGGGGCTAATACACCAGTACATTTACATGGTAGATTCCTAAATGTACTATCTGCGGGAACAGGGAGTGAGAAGGGTATATGTGACATTTATCTCAATATCAGACTAATGctactttatttttactaatCCATGCAGGACACATACCTTTGTGATGCCTGGAAGATCCACCAGAGTGAGGTTCACCACATGAGGAGAGAAGATTTTAAGGTGAATGGGCTCATCGCTGATACCCTGAAAGAAccccattgtgacatcagtcaccatcatacacacagccaatgaaaacaagGCACTTCTCCTGAGGGTGgcaacagagacaaaaagagcCTTTACATGATCAGTTCTAGAACTGCACTGCACCTGCTCCGCAGAAGAAAACATGCTGGACATTACCCTCAGGAGGAGCGATTTCCCTGCCCCAATAGGTGTCTGTAGTTTTGTGAAACAGGATACATGATATGCCTGTTCGTTCTCTCACCTtgttatgaccagatattctttcggtttcattttcaatttcttgCCTGATTTCGTTAAAGTCTGTGTAGATCTGAAAACAGGAATTCAGTAAAGTTGAGTTATCATTCTATATGCTGTCAGCAGCTGGCAACAAGTTTTGAACATCAGAGAGGGCTAAGGAAGCCACTTACGATAATCAAGTGAAGCACAAATCACTTTTCTGAATCATGGGATTAAAAGATATTAATTCCACCTACATAGCGAGAAGCGCAATAAAAAGGTCCTATGACACTCCTCCGAAATCAATGGCATTAGTGAAAAGATTATAAATCAGCTCCAGTTGAGAAAAGACCCAACTGATCACACCACTGTTTACAAGTAGACACATTTGGAATTCACATAAGAGTTGACATAATTTGAACCAGGAATCTCAGCACAATAACTGCCATTTACAGTGCTCCACAAAGCCCTCTCTGTGCATGAACAATCTAGGGCAGAAGAGCTCTCATATTCTGATGTTTTCCCCAGAGAATACGTGACTCACGCACAGGTTGCACCACTACAGTGACATGGGCAAAATTGCAAACAGACAACAACTCACAAAATCTTACAAGAGCAAACAGGGACATCTATCATGAAGGCTCATTGTTGCctcaatgaaaaaagaacagatggtAGACTTTTGAGGGAGTGCATTTCAGAGGAATTCCATTTATCTGGCAGGAGTGTTCATATCTGCATCTCTTATTCTGCAAATGCCTTTTAAATGACTCACTGTACTCTACCAGTTATGCCATAGCTTTGCACTCTAAATAGAGTGAAGCATACCTTGTTTTTGGTGTGAAGAAACTTGCCCCATTCTTCTCCTTCCAGGCCTGCgggaaacagaaatacacagttgagaacagcgccccctggggGGTAAATGGATGCACCTGCTACGCCAGTTCAGCGTAGAGGTGCGGCCTCAGGGGTGGCCGGCCTGGCGGGTGAACGTGCTACAGGCCCTCTCGTCCCGTTCACTGTCTCCGGGGGAAACATTACGCCTGTTTATTCAACCAGATGTGCATCTGTGCATCAGGGGACCGGGGCCATTAACCCACAGTGAGGGTCTGTTCCCCAACAGGggtttggaaaaacaaacactgcgGCAGGAAGCTCTGCTCTGACGTTAAAGGCGGGAGAAGCGCGTGTGAAACAGGGTGAGAGAAACGCTTTGCATCACAGaaagctcagacacacacattctgctgaTAACACTGCAGATAAACACAGCGTTTCTATACAAAGCTTTTCAGCTGAGATAATCTGCTAAAAAAAGAATACGCAacccaaaaaaaatcaaaatggcagGTGCTCACTACTCTGCTGAAGCAGCATGTGAGGAACTATTCAGAGGCGCTTGAACACTTTCAAATCtcagctctgagctctgagtcCCATCGGGGCTGTCTCACTGTGGTTTGTGTGCCTCGTGAGGACAGCCTCGAGTCTGTAGACTCCAATCATAAGTCCTTCCGACGCCTGGACTGCGAGATGGACTGCAGTCCTGCACGCATTCCACCTCTCTGAGCATACCGGCCCATTCAGCAGACTCCTCTTAATGCGATTGCATGGATCAATTTGAGCTTAGCCAGTAATTTCAGCCTGCAGTTAACAAGAAGGGAAAAACAGGGGCTGGGAGGTGTGGGAGCCAAGGgtgaataaaggaaaaaaagaatgaaagaatgaaagaaggaaagcaggcaaacacagatcagaaacaagaggaaaaagagaCCTTTGTTAAGGCGCCCATTTTTCCATGAGTTGGGGTCTGCGGTTGAAGAGAAACGACAGAAAAAAGCATTAGCTACAGCATCTGAATCTCTATGCACAGCTATTTACCCCTCAGTGTTGCTGGGACCGCCCACTGAACATGGGGTTTGGCTTTCCCTCCAAAGTTCCCTGAACAAACAGGAATCCAACCTCAGCCCAACAGTGTgggaaacagcacaaaaattTGTGGTAAATGCAAATACTAGGTCTGGTATTGTAAAGcgatataaataaacaaaagcatttgATTTGAGGTATTTTATTACTCAAAACAGCGCATTGCTCATGGACTGCATGCAAATGTGGAGCCGCTATTTGTTTGTTAATCTCTTCCCTCCATGCATTTGTTAAACAGTGCAGGCCCTGCATGAGTGTTTTCATAATCTGCATTTCTGAGGTAATGACTCCCAACTCCCAACTCCTGGTTCATCTGCACTCACTTTCTGTTGCTTCTGCAAAATTACACCATTTTATCATCACAGTCCTGACAAGCCTATTTCTCACAAACTTGTAGGACCTGTAGGGCTCCCTGTACACAGTTCAGCtgcttctttttcctgtttttcaagATTCATTTCCTCCCAGAGTGAATATATCAATTATTGTTACATTACCACTCACTCTCA carries:
- the LOC118771814 gene encoding dynamin-1-like protein isoform X4: MEALIPVINKLQDVFNTVGADIIQLPQIAVVGTQSSGKSSVLESLVGRDILPRGTGIVTRRPLILQLVHVDPEDHKKASDENGLEGEEWGKFLHTKNKIYTDFNEIRQEIENETERISGHNKGISDEPIHLKIFSPHVVNLTLVDLPGITKVPVGDQPKDIELQIRELILKHISNPNCIILAVTAANTDMATSEALKVAREVDPDGRRTLAVVTKLDLMDAGTDAMDVLMGRVIPVKLGLIGVVNRSQLDINNKKSVADAIRDEYAFLQKKYPSLANRNGTKYLARTLNRLLMHHIRDCLPELKTRINVLAAQYQSLLSSYGEPVEDKSATLLQLITKFAAEYCNTIEGTAKYIETAELCGGARICYIFHETFGRTLESVDPLGGLTTIDVLTAIRNATGPRPALFVPEVSFELLVKRQVKRLEEPSLRCVELVHEEMQRIIQHCSNYSTQELLRFPKLHDAIVEVVTSLLRKRLPVTNEMVHNLVAIELAYINTKHPDFADACGLMNNNIEEQRRNRMRELPSAVPRDKAAGGGTQGDQEAGTGSWRGMLKKEEGQPEDKSKLQASLPASPQKGHAVNLLDVPVPVARKLSAREQRDCEVIERLIKSYFLIVRKNIQDSVPKAVMHFLVNHVKDSLQSELVGQLYKSGLLDDLLTESEDMAQRRKEAADMLKALQKASQVIAEIRETHLW
- the LOC118771814 gene encoding dynamin-1-like protein isoform X2: MEALIPVINKLQDVFNTVGADIIQLPQIAVVGTQSSGKSSVLESLVGRDILPRGTGIVTRRPLILQLVHVDPEDHKKASDENGLEGEEWGKFLHTKNKIYTDFNEIRQEIENETERISGHNKGISDEPIHLKIFSPHVVNLTLVDLPGITKVPVGDQPKDIELQIRELILKHISNPNCIILAVTAANTDMATSEALKVAREVDPDGRRTLAVVTKLDLMDAGTDAMDVLMGRVIPVKLGLIGVVNRSQLDINNKKSVADAIRDEYAFLQKKYPSLANRNGTKYLARTLNRLLMHHIRDCLPELKTRINVLAAQYQSLLSSYGEPVEDKSATLLQLITKFAAEYCNTIEGTAKYIETAELCGGARICYIFHETFGRTLESVDPLGGLTTIDVLTAIRNATGPRPALFVPEVSFELLVKRQVKRLEEPSLRCVELVHEEMQRIIQHCSNYSTQELLRFPKLHDAIVEVVTSLLRKRLPVTNEMVHNLVAIELAYINTKHPDFADACGLMNNNIEEQRRNRMRELPSAVPRDKSLKGPGGPAPPPGEGPAPAEGEGAKAAGGGTQGDQEAGTGSWRGMLKKEEGQPEDKSKLQASLPASPQKGHAVNLLDVPVPVARKLSAREQRDCEVIERLIKSYFLIVRKNIQDSVPKAVMHFLVNHVKDSLQSELVGQLYKSGLLDDLLTESEDMAQRRKEAADMLKALQKASQVIAEIRETHLW
- the LOC118771814 gene encoding dynamin-1-like protein isoform X3, which encodes MEALIPVINKLQDVFNTVGADIIQLPQIAVVGTQSSGKSSVLESLVGRDILPRGTGIVTRRPLILQLVHVDPEDHKKASDENDPNSWKNGRLNKGLEGEEWGKFLHTKNKIYTDFNEIRQEIENETERISGHNKGISDEPIHLKIFSPHVVNLTLVDLPGITKVPVGDQPKDIELQIRELILKHISNPNCIILAVTAANTDMATSEALKVAREVDPDGRRTLAVVTKLDLMDAGTDAMDVLMGRVIPVKLGLIGVVNRSQLDINNKKSVADAIRDEYAFLQKKYPSLANRNGTKYLARTLNRLLMHHIRDCLPELKTRINVLAAQYQSLLSSYGEPVEDKSATLLQLITKFAAEYCNTIEGTAKYIETAELCGGARICYIFHETFGRTLESVDPLGGLTTIDVLTAIRNATGPRPALFVPEVSFELLVKRQVKRLEEPSLRCVELVHEEMQRIIQHCSNYSTQELLRFPKLHDAIVEVVTSLLRKRLPVTNEMVHNLVAIELAYINTKHPDFADACGLMNNNIEEQRRNRMRELPSAVPRDKAAGGGTQGDQEAGTGSWRGMLKKEEGQPEDKSKLQASLPASPQKGHAVNLLDVPVPVARKLSAREQRDCEVIERLIKSYFLIVRKNIQDSVPKAVMHFLVNHVKDSLQSELVGQLYKSGLLDDLLTESEDMAQRRKEAADMLKALQKASQVIAEIRETHLW
- the LOC118771814 gene encoding dynamin-1-like protein isoform X1, producing the protein MEALIPVINKLQDVFNTVGADIIQLPQIAVVGTQSSGKSSVLESLVGRDILPRGTGIVTRRPLILQLVHVDPEDHKKASDENDPNSWKNGRLNKGLEGEEWGKFLHTKNKIYTDFNEIRQEIENETERISGHNKGISDEPIHLKIFSPHVVNLTLVDLPGITKVPVGDQPKDIELQIRELILKHISNPNCIILAVTAANTDMATSEALKVAREVDPDGRRTLAVVTKLDLMDAGTDAMDVLMGRVIPVKLGLIGVVNRSQLDINNKKSVADAIRDEYAFLQKKYPSLANRNGTKYLARTLNRLLMHHIRDCLPELKTRINVLAAQYQSLLSSYGEPVEDKSATLLQLITKFAAEYCNTIEGTAKYIETAELCGGARICYIFHETFGRTLESVDPLGGLTTIDVLTAIRNATGPRPALFVPEVSFELLVKRQVKRLEEPSLRCVELVHEEMQRIIQHCSNYSTQELLRFPKLHDAIVEVVTSLLRKRLPVTNEMVHNLVAIELAYINTKHPDFADACGLMNNNIEEQRRNRMRELPSAVPRDKSLKGPGGPAPPPGEGPAPAEGEGAKAAGGGTQGDQEAGTGSWRGMLKKEEGQPEDKSKLQASLPASPQKGHAVNLLDVPVPVARKLSAREQRDCEVIERLIKSYFLIVRKNIQDSVPKAVMHFLVNHVKDSLQSELVGQLYKSGLLDDLLTESEDMAQRRKEAADMLKALQKASQVIAEIRETHLW